From Hydrogenobacter sp., the proteins below share one genomic window:
- the phoU gene encoding phosphate signaling complex protein PhoU: protein MKLFEELEETKQLVLKMAGLAKTAVEKAIESLNKQDVEVAENIIKGDDDIDKLEVEIERRCIRMIALYQPEAVDLRLIMGIYKVVSDLERIGDEAENIAERSILLAQEPPLKPYVNLTLMAGHVKDMIEDAVISFFQRDVELAKRVIARDDTVDELYHQLERELITYVMEDPRNIKKVINLSFVGRHFERMADHAENIAEMAVYWSEGEVIKHQHIKEKGMV from the coding sequence ATGAAGCTTTTTGAAGAGCTTGAAGAGACGAAACAACTGGTGCTTAAGATGGCTGGTCTTGCAAAAACCGCTGTAGAGAAAGCCATAGAGTCTCTCAATAAACAAGATGTTGAAGTAGCCGAAAACATAATAAAGGGTGACGATGATATAGACAAGCTTGAAGTGGAAATAGAGAGGCGCTGTATAAGAATGATAGCTCTGTACCAACCTGAAGCTGTGGATCTCAGACTCATAATGGGTATTTACAAGGTCGTATCCGATTTAGAAAGAATCGGTGATGAAGCGGAAAATATAGCGGAAAGATCTATACTGCTCGCTCAAGAACCACCTTTAAAACCTTACGTTAATTTGACCTTGATGGCGGGTCATGTTAAAGACATGATAGAAGATGCTGTGATAAGTTTCTTCCAAAGGGATGTGGAGCTTGCAAAGAGAGTTATAGCGAGAGATGATACTGTTGACGAGCTTTACCATCAGCTGGAGAGGGAGCTTATAACTTACGTAATGGAAGATCCGAGAAACATAAAGAAGGTAATAAATCTATCTTTTGTCGGCAGACACTTTGAGCGCATGGCTGATCATGCGGAAAATATAGCCGAGATGGCTGTTTATTGGTCGGAAGGTGAAGTGATAAAACATCAGCACATAAAGGAGAAGGGTATGGTGTGA